CTTCCTTTGTTAAATTAGGACTTTGATATCATATTATTATGACTTCAGCTTGAAAAATAATGATTTATTTTCATAATAGAAGTGATTAGCCCTACAAAATAATGTACTATACTATTGCTTTtccataaaaaacaacaacttgatTTTCCTCtgaaaattatattttaatattttgttgttgttaatatGTATTAAAATGTTGTGATAGTCTCACTTTCCCCCCTCAAAAATAGGCAACTTTTTGTGGCATTTAGGGGCGAGCGGGTCTTTAGAAAAACAATTAGTAACAACAAAATGGCATCACCTGGTTCCATAGTTGGTGTGACTGGAGGCTGACCTGAAGACCTGGccaccttctcctcctccactaTAGGGACGTCTGATTTTGAAATCATACTCTTTCCTGCTGGGCTCCCTGCTCAGCACGGTGTAGGCCTCGTTCAGCTCCACAAACTGGCTGTGCAGTGTTGGGTTAGAAGGGTCACTGTCTGGGTGCAGCTGCACAAGATCAAATGGGTAAGTACAAATTAAAAATCAAGCATTTTGGCAGGTTTAGGTTGGACTCATGAACCCTGGCCGGGAAACAAATTTCTTAACATTAGAGTTagactgccatcttgtggtggAACAATTTCTAAATagcctgtttaaaaaaaaaaaaaaaaaaaaaaaagttattcatCAGATTTATATGTCCCCAATACAATGATTTATTTGAGATATTCAAAGATCTTTTTGAGGTACATCCTCGAGACTATAAACTTACTTTGAACAGAATAAAGttggatgaaaaaaaaccccataGTTTTAAGTAAACATTTCATATCTTCACCAAATTGTATTTTCTCTCAAGGTTAGTTAATGAATACTCATTGAGTGTATTTCATTGTGTTTTGGCACATCAACAACAGATGATTAgtttttctcaaaaatgtgcaaaaaaaaccccatgATTACCTTTTTAGATTtgtcaaaaaatgcatttttgatttCCTCCAAACTTGCGTCGGATTTGACTCCCAGTAGGTCATAGTAGTTGGCACTTTTTCTTATATGACAGACATAAAGCACAgcacagtataaaaaaaaacacaatcgaTAAATAGTTTAGGATGAATACAACACACAATATGATTGCGATTGGGCAGCTTGGTGGACTAGCTGTTAACTCGCCTCCCTCCCACATTCCCAAAGCATACATACGTGCGAGCTTGACTACAGgctctaaattgtccataggtgtgaatgtgagcgaGAATGTTTATCTGTTTTTATGGAGACTAGTCAAAGCGCGCAGCCAATTAAAGACAAGTGGTActgtaaatgaatatggcaagtgGTCGGCCTCAAATCCAAAGCGATGCAATGCTGTCATCTACATAGATCTGTTTAGTCATTTTGTAAAGCGCTTTGTTACGGCAAGGGTTGTTGAGAaacagcaaaataaataaagatgcaTTGTAATGGTGCATATTATTCAAAGATTACCTTTGTGCAGCACTCCTGGATAAGAGACGCAGTCCACTCTTGTAGCACCAAAGGCAACTCTGGCAGAGACGCAGATGCACCTCCAGCTGCATGGCAAAGATGGCAGTGGTGACACCACACAGTGCTCCTTTGCAGACCAACAGACATGGGTTAACCCCGCCACTGCTTATGCCAATCAAAACCTGCTTGAAAAAGGTAGTTATATATTGTGAGAAAAAAGTTATAAATTTATTAAACTagtcatatattttttataaaatcAAGTCATAcgatttcaattaaaaaaagctGTAAATTTTACATGAATTAAGTTTCTTAACATTAAaactttattattttaatagtatgaCGTTATTTCAAAAGTACTATCAAAAGTTACCTCCAAAAGACATTCTGTTTTCAAGATGAAATGAGTTCTTATCTCTGAAACCACACTTTTTGTCAGTTTATTTGTAAATTAACTGAattaattcattcatccatctgaACCATAAAACCGCACAACTTTTTAATGTCAAAATATTGACTATTTTGAAAATATAatggttttcttttgttttgttgtccGGTGACCGTCCCTCATAATTGTGGTCCTGAAAGCTACATCTAaggacattttattttgattattaTACATTCATTTTACAGTACTCGATGGGTTACATGAGAATGGAACAAATCATCTGATGACGTTGCTTACGTCTGAGGAACACAACATGGGCGTTCAGTTAAAATAACAACAATTGTTCTAACAAAACAACCCTAACGATATTTATTACTACTAATATAAGGTGAATCTTTTATTTCCATCTTATCAAAACTACAGCTTCCATCTCACCACTCACAAATGGTACTTGGTGTTAGCTGCAAGGGTTCGCTCACctttttgtgttgttcataACATGCTAGCAACATTCGAGAACGACAAGCCACTAAGCGTTGTGAGTAAACAAGGAAGGTAAAAGACAAATCATTTTGTTTTAAAGTCTAAATAAATGCAGTAATTGAAGCAAAACAACTGACATACCAGAAAGAGTGAAGCTCTTAACAATGTTGTCTCGGTACAGTTGCATAAGATAAATTCGGTTTAAACCCGGAAAACGATTAAAtgtactttcaaaataaaacatatagaGTGCTCAGAAGGTGAATTCAAGCTGACAATTCATATTAACAATTCATATAAACAGTACGGGCATTTATTCCAACGGATAATTGCGAACACGTCACAGGCACTTATAGTTTTGTTATCTTAACCGTATAATTGTAagaattatttttgtattaaCGAAACCTAATGGATTAAATCTTGTCAGCTTGACTCAGAACAATTGACGTTTGGCGTGTAACCACGCCCCCAGCACGTGTATGTCAACAAACTTGATAACCttgcttcaggaaaaaacaagtAATTATTGTTTGATGTcatgtttattgttttttaaaatatgtttgtCGCATTGCTGGAAAAAATGATTATAATGTTTACTAATTTGCTATTTCGATGGTTTAGGTCACATGCACCTTCGTCGGCCAGTGGCATTACTTGATCAGCAGCCGTAAGTGGGTTTCAAATGTCGCGACAAACCAGTTTGAGTACATTTTTTGCCAGTATCGGACGTGCCATATTATGAGGTAAAGGAAATACGTAAGTGTCACCAATTTTAATCCAACACTTTTTAAATCAAACACTCAATCAAGCTTTTTCTGCTCTCAACTTCTCCACATTTGGATTATACTAGTGcacctaaaaatatattttactacCCGGAAGAGTTAGCATTGGGGTTGTCCTATAAGTAACAAGACGTCCATTTGTTGTAGGAATTGAAGGAGATTCTAAAATTACATAGCGTATCCTTCCTTAGTTGGAAACATGATTTGTTTGCTATGGCATAATGCATATCGACAGCCTTCACAAGCACTTGAAAGTTGACATCTTTATAATAAGGCAGGTATCGACTCATTATCAAAGTATTTTTACTCAACTATCCCCATTAAAACAAATGATTGTTCCTCAGAAGAAACAGTGGACAAGAACAGCTGGATGATGGACCCTGAGGTTTCTTTGTTACTGCATTGTGCAGCCTGGCGGGGCCTCCGGCAGTCCCAAGTACAGGTGGAGCTGTCTGAACGGTAGGGTCAAGGGTTCAGATCTATAGATGTGACATGGGAGGAATAAAGATAATTGTGGCCAAAACACTGTATAGATACAACTACAGATGACTTGTTGACTGTGATAAataaaatttcattttataaaatGGCAGAATATTGTGATTAAAACTTGTGCGTATCCAATACCAAAAATAAGGCTGGTATCAGTACTTGCCTATCCCTATTAACTGGTTATCTTTAATGATCCGATTAGAGGACAGAGAAATGCTCCTGTTATTCATTGAACAAATAAAGGTAGGATGTGATCTCACAAAAAAACTAATCATTACCCTGAAGGTATAACCGTCATACGGACGCTGCTCTCCAACGTCACATCGAGGAGGTCTGGAACGTACGGGTGTCCAAGGAGCCATGGCTTTTCGACGGCGCCAAATTCCGGCTGCAGTCTTTCCACATCGACCTGCCTGCCGCTCATGTCTCATCCTGCACTCCATCCTCCCAAAACCCGGACTCTACACAGGGTCAAGCGATCGCACCACTGCTCACTTTGAAAATAGGCCTCACCTCTTACAAAGACTACCTGGGTACCAACTGGTCATGCCAGGCGGCGGAGCTTCGCAGACGGGGGGAGGGCGAGTTTGGCAGCAGCTGGGCACTGCTGGCACAGCCTTTAGGAGTGGGCGGTGTTGTGTGCACTGGCGACGGGCAGGTGGTGTTCATCAGGAGGAGCCAGCAGGTGGCTGAGGCAGGCGGGAAGCTGGACCTTCCTGGTGGGCATCCGGAACCCAAGGTAACTGGAAACCCTTCATTGCAAAAGTTAAAAAGTTAATGAAcaaccccctaaaaaaaaaaaaaaaacctatgaTATATCGGGGAGCACTGAAGCTTTGCCATTTCTTAGCAATTTTTGCAGAGTTGTGATCATGTTTGCGGTCGTTCTCAGGTGGCATGCGAGCGTCTCGGGGAGGAGAAGATCGACATGAACCTGCTAGAGCGGAAT
The sequence above is drawn from the Syngnathus scovelli strain Florida chromosome 1, RoL_Ssco_1.2, whole genome shotgun sequence genome and encodes:
- the dnajc4 gene encoding dnaJ homolog subfamily C member 4 isoform X2 → MQLEVHLRLCQSCLWCYKSGLRLLSRSAAQRKSANYYDLLGVKSDASLEEIKNAFFDKSKKLHPDSDPSNPTLHSQFVELNEAYTVLSREPSRKEYDFKIRRPYSGGGEGGQVFRSASSHTNYGTSGATAQDNIRYWEQIYQSHTQEMSVEERERRRKRNFRLVAYCFLTMALSVGAHFIFFRKLEEVHSNFMDEKDRVITEIYKESKERARVNGFKKQTEILRQKHTEFLEKYKIRNGGEK
- the nudt22 gene encoding uridine diphosphate glucose pyrophosphatase NUDT22, which encodes MMDPEVSLLLHCAAWRGLRQSQVQVELSERYNRHTDAALQRHIEEVWNVRVSKEPWLFDGAKFRLQSFHIDLPAAHVSSCTPSSQNPDSTQGQAIAPLLTLKIGLTSYKDYLGTNWSCQAAELRRRGEGEFGSSWALLAQPLGVGGVVCTGDGQVVFIRRSQQVAEAGGKLDLPGGHPEPKVACERLGEEKIDMNLLERNPEAVVTELFLSICAEIRDEVNIPLSALGEPLLMGVALNDIGAGKPSAAFYISCSLSSDKVRELYWKGGAEANESTDIVFLSRAETLRLNGSSPMWLELCPSAKGAVLLFQTVKPEQLGSCSI
- the dnajc4 gene encoding dnaJ homolog subfamily C member 4 isoform X1 is translated as MQLYRDNIVKSFTLSGALCGVTTAIFAMQLEVHLRLCQSCLWCYKSGLRLLSRSAAQRKSANYYDLLGVKSDASLEEIKNAFFDKSKKLHPDSDPSNPTLHSQFVELNEAYTVLSREPSRKEYDFKIRRPYSGGGEGGQVFRSASSHTNYGTSGATAQDNIRYWEQIYQSHTQEMSVEERERRRKRNFRLVAYCFLTMALSVGAHFIFFRKLEEVHSNFMDEKDRVITEIYKESKERARVNGFKKQTEILRQKHTEFLEKYKIRNGGEK